The genomic DNA GTCCGCGGCTGCGACTTTAAAATCCTACGAATTGAATTAGAAATCTTGCCGGTAATGCTTGAAAGGGATTACTTACTGTGTTCTCCATCCAGAGATGGTAGAAGCGGTCAAAGGCAAGGCCTGGGACATTTGAGACGGGCGACTCTGGCACAGCTGTTGCTGCAGCAGACGCAATTTCGGAAAGCGAAAGCCCGGATGGCGTTGGACTATCAGGATATAGAGGTAGATTGAGCGTCAGTGCCCGTGTAAGCAACGCTTTCAAGTTGGCGGCCTTTGACAAGCTACTAGGAGGCATTTTGACTGCTCCACAGAGAGAATCAGGAATAACAATAGATATTGAAGAATTTACACCGGAGTCTCATGGTACGCTTTATATATTGAAGAGGACCTGCTGCCAAGGTAGCTTTACATAAAATGAACTTCTAAGCTATAGGGATACTACCAGTTGGAATAAATCTCCAGGTTTGGCAGAGAACATGTCACGATGTGTAAACAAGCGATGTGATTGAGCAACATACTGGCCTCGCCTAGTAGCTTTGGTCCCAAGCGAGTCAGAGACGCTAAGCTCTGCCAATTGTAAAGCTTGCGCTTGCACCCCAGACCCACAACTCTAGGAGATTATGCGGTTACAGCCGTCCCTCCAATGCCCACGTGCCTGGTCTAGAAGACTCCCCGATCAAAATCCCCGCTCTATGCAATTATGCTGATTCGCATAATAAAGACATCTGGCATAAATATGTGTGTGCTACAGCGGCTGCCTATGCAAAACTTTTGCTATCTTACAAATTCTATAATCCGGCTATAGTGTCACTGGCCACCAGGGCTGCGGGAAATGCTCGGAAAAGAGGGAACTGTCTGTCCATCAGCCCCTTCTAACCCCGTCTGCGACTCTACTGAAAAAAGCGATACTGAAGAGCCAAGAAACGGCACTACCAGCGGGATAAATCAAAGCATCGACTGGATAAAACCATCAAAAGGGCACGAAGAAAGATTCCTCGAGTGCAAATCCTTTACACGCCGTCAGCCGTCATGGGACAACTGGCCAAGCAATGCAAATATCCTGTTCAATACTCTCCAACGCTGGATATCTAATCCGAAGTCTTGTCTCTTAACCCTTGAAGCCCGACCTGTTGATTCCAAAAGAGCGCGAGATATATCACTTGAGATTATTGACTTTATTCGTCTCAATTCACAATTCCATGTGATATACACGTTATCTTCGCCTACCGGTGAAAACGACACAACAGTGGATATACTGAAGAATCTCGTCACGCAGGCTATCTCAATTCTACCAAACCTCCAGTCTCTGATTCCCCAGCAGTCAACAGATAATGAAGATCAACTACTCGATTTAACAAACAACATCCTCCGCCAATCCAAAAACTGCTTCATCGTACTCGAAACAACCAATACCAACTGCGCAGACCAGCTACTGCGAATATgtcttgatatcattcaaGACCGGAATATCCCAGTTAAATTCATGTTGGTAACATATCAACGGAGTCAGCTAGATGGGAAATCAAAAGGCATTGTAGAATCAGTTAACTTGCCCCCTTCACAGCCTAGGAACGGGCGCACTGTGGGGAAGAGACAGGTGTTGTGGAGACGGCTGAAGCCTCAGATATTGGATAGTCAAGCATCAGGCAAACGACGAATTTCATGAATACCTccgtatatatactctttATACCAGATCGAGGCGACAATCCACAATATATCACCATTATTTACTCTGTTTATATGTGTTAAATTGTTGTGTCTGATTCTCAGATATAATTTATATCTCTATTAAttaccttttcttctttcccctatAGTTTAGATTTTCAGTAAAGATACTAGTAGAAAACACCTCAATTTCAAATAAACAGCCTGGACTTACTTGCAGTGTCTCCAGAGCCCTAATGCCAAGAGGCAATACACTGCCGATAGGGTATCGAGGAACAACTATATTCCTGGTATCCCCGACCAGGAGGCGGACACACATGGCAGAATCTATCGCATGGTGAACCCTGATGATAGGGGGAGTTATTGGGATTAACACCAACTGCTACTTAGGTTACATGATTGAATCATACCTCTTGTTTTATTGCCAAGCAACTTTCTGATTTGTTGTCTTACTTATATGTACACTGCGCAATAGCTAGAATGTCTCAAACCACGCGCTAGGACCCCAGTTGGGCAGGACGATCCCACCCCACGCAATTCTTGTTATACGAAGGCACCATCGCAGATCTATGTAGACAATGGTTAACTTGTAGTAAGATCTAGGTTAAAAATGTGTCATGGATGGCGTGCCTGTCGACATGAGGGTCACATAGGAGGTACATGCCCAATCAACGAAGGGACCACGATTTACGCTAAGAGCTTGCGTTTAATTCCTCGGCTGCCGCCATAAGCTTAAAATTGCCCACCTTGCGAGGCTACCGGTATTACCGCTGTATCATAATAGAGGCACTATCCCTGACTCGGCACTAGCTCACACTAGCTTTCTACAGATGTGTCCCGATTTAGAAGGCTTCTTATCTGAATTTTAACTATCCGTCTGTACTAAGATATAGCAAGTTACAATACATGACCCTCACCCTAACAATTTTAGGAAGGTTACTTCGAAATAGACTGTTGAGTCTTCCGCAAACATGCACCCTTATCACGACATCGCCAGCAAATGAACGCGCTTTCTGTCACCCGATCTAAGAGATACCAACCACACACGCCCACTCACGCCATCATGGGCTTGCGTAGGCAAAAAATATCTGCTCCTTACAATAGATCCATGTTTCCACGGTTATGCATTTTACCATCCGAACATCTACGACCGCGAATTTATGTGTGCGAGTGTAGAGCAAATGTCTATCAAATCCGGAAAAGATGATACTATCATGTATCAGGCTCGGTCCGACCTGGACGAGGAGGACCCCGGCAGCCAGGCAGGGTCCATCGACCCCCTGGCTGCTCCgctgaagagaagattgaaaTCGCGACATTTGCAAATGATCGCAATTGGCGGTAGGCTGTGCTCTGTCTTATCTCCAGTGATATCAAGGTCTAAGACAGTACAGGGATTATCGGGCCGGGATTGTTGGTCGGTTCGGGAAATGCACTGAACAAGGGCGGCCCGGCGGGATGTTTGATCAGCTTTTCTCTTGTCGGGCTTATTGTGTTTTTTGTGATGTGAGTCTTGTGGGTCGTTTTCGCCGGCAAAACGCTAATAGAGTAGGCAATCGCTGGGCGAACTGGCTACTGCAATCCCCGTTTCTGGATCGTTCACCGAGTATGCGCAACGATTCGTGGACGATGCGCTGGCTTTCGGGCTGGGATGGGCGTACTGGTATCTATGGGTGACGGTAAGCGTGTTTCCTCATTCTGCTGGGAGGTCGCTGACTCGACAGATTCTGGCGAGTGAATATAATGCGATTTCGCTTGTCATCGGTTTCTGGACGGATGCTGTGCCCCAGTGGGGTTGGATCTTGATCTTTTGGGTCCTGTTCCTAGGGCTGTCCAATCTGGGTGTTCTAGCATATGGTGAAATGGAGTTTTGGTTGTCGCTGTATGTGCCTCGATGCTGCGTTCTGGTTGACTCACTAATACCACCAACAGTATCAAAGTGTTGGCGCTGCTCGCTTTCTTCATCCTAGCCATCTGCATCAGCACGGGCGGCGTCGGACCTGGTCCCATCGGATTCAAATATTACCATGATCCGGGCGCATTTGCCGATTCCATCAACGGTGTCGCAAGAACATTCGTCGTTGCCGGCACGCTTTACGCAGGCACAGAGATGTAAGTCCCCCAAAATATATCAAGTCAACAATCACTGACGACAACAGGGTTGGAGTGACAGCTGGAGAATCAGCAAACCCGCAAAAGGCCGTCCCAACCGCCATCAAGCAGGTCTTCTGGCGTATCCTGATCTTCTACATCGGTATACCTCACTTCGCCAAGGCAGACCAGCAAAGCACTAACAAAAACCAGgaaccttcttcttcctgggaaTCCTACTCCCCTACAACCACCCCAAACTTCTCAGCTCCACTTCCACCGCCGCCAGCTCCCCATTAACCATCGCGCTCACCGACGCGGGCATCCTCCCCGCCGCGCATCTAATCAACGCCCTAATCGTAATCAGCGTCATCTCCGCCGGCAACGGCTCCTTATACGTCGCATCCCGAACAATGCTCTTCATGGCCCGCAACGGCAAAGCACCACGCTTCATCGACCGCACCAATTCCCGGGGCGTACCCTGGGTCGCCCtaatcttctccaacatcttcacctgCATCGTATTCCTAACCCTCTCCTCAAGCGCAGGCCGAATCTACTCCGCCCTAATCACCTTAGCAGGAGGTAAGCACACACAaaccctccctccctccccaaccccaTAAACAGAACACCACTAACTccggaaaaaaaaagtggcAACCTTCGTCGTCTGGGCCGTGATCTGCATCGCACACATCCGCTTCCGCAAAGCGATGGTCGTACAAGGCGACGATCCATCCCGACTTCCCTTCAGAGCTGCGCTCTATCCCTACGGGACGTATTTCGCGCTGGGCGCGACCATCTTCCTGGTTTTCTTTCAGGGGTATACGGCCTTCTTGAACCCGTTTAGTGTGGATGATTTCattattaattatatctTGTTGCCGGTTTTTGTCATGTTGGTTGTGGGGTATAAGATCTGGAATAAGACGAAGATTGTTAaactggaggagatggatatcTGGACGGGGAGGAGAGTTGCTGTGATTGATGAGACGGAAACGGGTAAAGAGCACGGTTGGTTGGCTAAGTTGAAGGATATAATTATTGGTTAATACTGGAGTACTAGATATTCAAGATACAAATAGCATGACTTATGTATTCAGTGATCAAGCAACGGAAGTCCAACTCCATCAGTAGCCGACTCGGGTATCGAAACCGGTAACTCGATTCCCCCACATTtgcggagatggagatgtggGTTCGGATTTACGGAATCTGGTTGATCATAAGAACGCCTGCCCGAGCCACACAATTTGTTTCATTTACTTTCTACAAAGATTGTGATTTGTACCTGATATACGGAATATATTTCAAGATGTCCATCCCGAAGTACCAAACAGCAGCTACGATTGAGCGCCCCCGTCCCGGCGCGAAACTCGACCTCCGCCATGATATCCCCGTCCCTGAGCCGAAGGCAGGGGAGGTACTCGTCAAGTTGGAATGCACTGGTTTCTGGTACTTATTTTAGCTACGCAACTTGACTTTGGGTGGGTTGCGAACTGGGTGCAGACACTAATAGGCGGATAGTCATTCGGATCTACACAATATTAATGGGGAGTTACCCATGAGCACGAATGTCCCCGGCCACGAGGGGATCGGGAGAGTAGTCCAGGGTAAGTTCTGTTTAAACCTTCAGCTCAGGGGCGACATATTGACGACATGCAGTTGGTCCGGATACGACCGAGGACATGATGGGGAAGCGTGTGGGCGTGAAGTACCATTCCCCTATATCGCAACTACTTAAAAATGGCCTAACAAGTACCAGATGGCTGTACAGCACCTGCATGAAGTGTCCGACGTGTAAGGTCAATTATCCGAATTGTCCGAATCAGAGTAATTCCGGTCGGGTCAGTTTTCTCCCTCATTGTAAACAGTCTCTCGCTGATTTGAGTAGAATGTCCCTGGAACGTTCCAGCGTATGTCATCCTTAAGTTCAGGGTTCGGGTGAGCTGCTAACAGCGACAGAATATATCGTCTCCCCGGCCGATTTTGTATCGATTATTGCCGAGGAACTGGAGCCAGAGGCTGTTGCACCTTTGTTATGCGGTACGTATCCTCTTTGTCTTGCACTGTGAATTTGGAATCAACAATACTGACGACACAGCTGGACTGACCATGTACGGCGCCCTGAATAAACTGCACAAGTTCTGCCAAAAGGGCGACTGGGTCGTAATTATGGGCGCCGGTGGTGGATTAGGACATTTGTAAGAATCTGAATGGCTTGCAGAGTCCGACAACACCCACTCACCCTTCACAGAGGAATCCAAATcggaaaggaaatggggTACAATATCATCGCAGTAGACAGGTAAACAATTCCAAGCGAACACAGCTCCATAAGTGCTAACCGAGCCAGCGCAACAAAGCAAGACATTTGCATGAAGTCCGGCGCGGCGGCATTTGTCGATTTCCGCAACGATGTCAGTGGATCTATCGCTTCGTGAACCACGTGTGTAAAACTGACCCTCAGACAGGTagagaaagaagtccaaaATCTAACCGATGGCGCGGGCGCACACGCCGTCGTGGTAGTCGTCGGTCTTGCATCCGCGTACAATCAAGCCCTCCGACTCCTTCGCCCCCTCGGTACGCTTGTCTGCGTTGGTCTCCCCTCGCAAGACTACCGCATGCCTATCTCGCCGTTGGACTGTGTGAATCGCGGGATTCACGTCGTTGGGAGTTGTGTGGGGACGGAAGAGGAGATGCAGGATCTTCTGAGAATGGCAGCGGCCGGGCGGGTGTCTACGCACTATCAGGTTTTTGAATTAATGGAAGTGAACACGGTGATTGAGCGATTAGAACGGTTTGCGATAGAGGGCCGGGCCGTTTTGCGGATTCCGACGGAGAGTCCGAAAGCTACAGAGTAGTTTAGTGGAGAGATGAATCCAGGGGCATTTTGTGTCATGTCGACAGCCAGTCATGGGGGCGACGATCATAGCATCTGACAATGGATTCTGCACTATTTTATTCGATATTAAACAGGCTAATTAGTTCTTCACATATATAATCTCTCCAACAGACACCGTGCACCCCCTGTCCGCTTCTCATTGGCCACGGTCAGCTGAGCGCGATAACCCTCACCGCAAATaagaatcaaagaaatctTCAGACCAAGCGAAGGGATCTGCACTCCCAATACAATTCAGTCCAATCAGACTCAATCAATTCGAAACAACGCCTTCCCTCCAGAAAGATCAGCCGGCCTTGCATGGCTTTCTACCAATCTGCTTATCGACATTCTTCACGGGCACCTCCGAAATGTAACACCGCATATCAATAGTTACTATCTCAACCGGACAGATGCCGGAATGCGGCAATGCCGAGCGTAGAGACAACGTGAATAGCTTGATCTGAACATTATTTAAACTCATTATAATCCCcggaacagaagaagaaaagaatcatcaGCAAAGTCAATTGCCATTGATCCTTCCAGCCAAaaacccaaaaccaaacctcGGAACCGCGCGCAAATCGCACCCGTTGATCAAGATGATGTACAGCAAGGTACGATCGTCCACCCCCAACCCAATACCCCATCTCGGACTCCACTTTCCACCCATCATCCCCATATCCCACATATCCCATACTGTCATACAAGAATCTAACCAAAAACCAAAGCTCCTAACCCTCAccactctcctcctccccaccGCCCTCGCCCTCCCCTCTCTGGTCGAGCGCGCCTGCGACTACACCTGCGGCAGCAACTGCTACTCCTCCTCCGACGTTTCCACCGCCCAGGCTGCCGGTTACCAGTTGCACGAGGACGGCGAGACCGTCGGCAGCAACAGCTACCCGCACAAGTACAACAACTACGAGGGCTTCGACTTCTCTGTGTCGTCTCCTTACTATGAGTGGCCGATTCTGAGCTCCGGAGATGTTTACAGCGGTGGTTCTCCCGGTGCGGACCGTGTGGTGTTCAACGAGAACAATCAGTTGGCTGGTGTGATTACTCACACTGGTGCTAGTGGTAACAACTTTGTTGAGTGTACTTAGATTCGATATGAGtgaagtatatatattgtgaCGAACTGTACAGCTACGTTTTGACCCGgaatggatatatatatttcagTAGGTTGAGAAATGTATTCTTCGGTTTATGTAGTATTGCTGGTCAAGATAAAGCTAAATACAGGTCTTTGAGCTCAATTGAGTTTGTATGTTCAGAAGCATTCATATAGTTATATGCGTTCGATGCCGATTTAACCTGTTAGTGGATTTTAAGATCTTATAGATATGATACGCATACTAGTCCTTGGATTAAACCATATCTATACAACTCTAATCACAGTATTCTATCGCTAAACTAACATCAAGAGAGAATAAAAGTAttgcaaggatatcaggGATGTAGAATACTGATATCTACTACAGCAAGGCACCACCACGCGAGGAGaaatctaaatatatattcaatgaTAAAATAAATCTATGCGAAATTGGTCAAATCAGCAGTGTACCGGCGCGGCACACGCTCCCTTTCGAGTCATGGCCCTGGGTAGAGAGTGAGCTACTGCGATGGGGATTATGTTGGGGAGCATCAATCCAAATCTGTGTGTGTAAAGGTGCCTGTTACGATATCTCGAAACCTTTCTTGACCGGGTAACAATCATTAGATATCGAGGTTATATCGTTAATCAACTAATTGAGGGCGATACTACTGTGCGACTCGTTGGGCCGGTGGGTTATACATCGGATGTAGCTTGCAGAGGCGGTCATATGGATTTGAGGATGAAGTAGATATTGCCGGTGGAATTAGCTTTTTCAGGTGACGTGGAATCTCTGAGATTATCCTCTGACTTAGCTCAGTAGCggtgataaaaaaaaaaaaaaacatgaATGCCTGGTTTTAAGGAGACTGTGGTAACCAGGGAGAGGCATAGAGCATGCAGATGTTTGATAAGGATTTATAGGGGCGGTTGGTTTCATCAGATTCGAGGATTcccagcttctttttcgacgCTTTGATTCAAGTCGCGCTGGTCAAGCTGAGGTTGTGTTTATTCGTCTCATAGAACcaaggggaaagaagtaaatTCTATCCGGAACGAAGAGATATGAAAGAAGTCTCCATGGGTTTCGAAAAGAGCAACGGGAAATTGTCGGTAACATGTTCACAACCTTTAGACCTTGGTGTGATCGGAAAGGCACAGGATGCATCTGGACTAAAGTTGAGTTGCAATTCATCCAGGCTATTACCTCGCCAATTGACGGGAAAGCAGAAGAGACTCAATGACAAGacacaaagaaaacaaccacGAAGGTGAGAGGGCTGGTTGTTTAGTCAAGATTGTGATACCTTCGTCGAAGAAAGGCTCTACGGCGAAAGCATGCACTCATACATGTACATCGTTCCGTGTATCAGTCGAAATCCTGAATTGCAGTTACTCAGGAGTTGTAATCCATGGTAGCACAACTATATTTGAAATCAATCAAAGTTTGGACCGACGCTCCGAGGCATGGCCTAAAATCACCGAGATGCTATTATAGTTATGAAACCAAAGACAACTCATCAGGATCCTTTACCAAAAAACTCATTTCTCCCACCGTAGTATTTCCATGAATCCAGACAGGGTGATAGGATACTTCATTCGTTCTTCTAATGGTGTGACAATGATCGGCTTTATCAGTATCTAACCGGCAATGGCAGCGACGATCATGGCTCCACGGTTAACGAGCCTGATAAGATCGACATCGCTGATCATCCTCGCACGATGGGCATAGGGCTAGTTTCATGTTCTCCGAAGTTATAGCGATCGACTCCGATTTTCAGGGCTCGATGAGTGTAGCACTAGGTTTGTTTGGTCCGTAGTCGGCCATGTCGTGAAACGGTCAGGGTAAACTCTAAAGCGTGCCTGGAAAAGCAGGACAATTAGAATTGAAGCCGGGTCTAAACCAGTGAAAAGGTTGTTAGGTATTTGTGCGATTCCAGTACAGTTGCATGGTACAACCAGTGCTATGGATTGCGCGAGTCAAAGACACGGGGCTATGGATAAGACCTCGGCGACTTCCCATATTCAAAGACAGCGTATGTCAGCAGAATCACGCGAAAATCATCATTTCGTACTGGCTTCAAATAAAGTACGGCCACAAAGTCAATCTTCGGTTGCGACAAAGCATAGATAATCTAAAATTGGGATCGTTGGATTTTCCTCGAATGGGACAGATCTGGTTCACCGAGCGTCGCACGTCAATATTATGACCAGGGAACGGCACTAGTCATATATTGTAGGTATCTTTGACAGTTTTCATGTCTCATCCGAGTCCTTAAGCGATCGCAATGCTTTCCATATTAGTCAAGAATATGGCGCTAGGTAAAATCCTGCAACGTGCTTGCCATCCGATTGCTCTAGATCAAAAAACACAAGTTCAGGCAGAGCTCCAGGCCTTCCGTAGTCCGGACCCCTAAATGAATCGCCACCGAGTTCGCGCTACAGTAGCTTCGGGCTCCAAGTTTACGAGTCTAGGATCGACGAGAATCATTGATGCATGGGATCAGAGCACAAAGTACTTACATACTAGGACGATGTAACCTCCGGCTAATAACATCACGACAAGGAGTTGGGATTGTCGCCTCTTGCCGCCAACTCCCTAAAAGCCAAGCGGGGCGTTTATTGGACCAAAATGCCGCTATATTCGGATATTTTCGAACAAAAACCCACTCCTGTTATTTCCGGAATCTTCCATTCATAAAAAAATCATAAACTCGAATTCAGGTCAGTTTCAGCCGGGGGGAATTGCCAAAGTATTCGGCAATAATAGGTTCCACACGGGGGGATCGCCTCGTGTATGGGTCCGGCGGATATGACCTCAAAGTTGAGAGTAACGACTACAAACTAGGACTCAGGAAGGAGCTGCAAGGATATGCCAGGGACAGAATTGGCGCATGTCGCCATCTAACGCGATTGAGCAAGAAGGAGACGCCATGGATTTCAACCCATATCCACTAAGCAAATCTCATGTAATTTGGATGCAAGAATGGTAGCCAAGGTTCCAACAAAAGGCACGAGCGTTAAGCAAAGGATCCCGCGTGCTAAAACCGAGGCAGACAGCTGAACGCTCATGGACGAGGAGCGATTCCAGCGAGTAAGTGGCTGGAAAAAAAATCGCAATGAACGGAACAGATGCACAAAGGCAATTTCGCTTCCCAGGAGATTTTCTGGGATGCGC from Aspergillus oryzae RIB40 DNA, chromosome 7 includes the following:
- a CDS encoding amino acid permease (amino acid transporters), which produces MSIKSGKDDTIMYQARSDLDEEDPGSQAGSIDPLAAPLKRRLKSRHLQMIAIGGIIGPGLLVGSGNALNKGGPAGCLISFSLVGLIVFFVMQSLGELATAIPVSGSFTEYAQRFVDDALAFGLGWAYWYLWVTILASEYNAISLVIGFWTDAVPQWGWILIFWVLFLGLSNLGVLAYGEMEFWLSLIKVLALLAFFILAICISTGGVGPGPIGFKYYHDPGAFADSINGVARTFVVAGTLYAGTEMVGVTAGESANPQKAVPTAIKQVFWRILIFYIGTFFFLGILLPYNHPKLLSSTSTAASSPLTIALTDAGILPAAHLINALIVISVISAGNGSLYVASRTMLFMARNGKAPRFIDRTNSRGVPWVALIFSNIFTCIVFLTLSSSAGRIYSALITLAGVATFVVWAVICIAHIRFRKAMVVQGDDPSRLPFRAALYPYGTYFALGATIFLVFFQGYTAFLNPFSVDDFIINYILLPVFVMLVVGYKIWNKTKIVKLEEMDIWTGRRVAVIDETETGKEHGWLAKLKDIIIG
- a CDS encoding zinc-dependent alcohol dehydrogenase (Zn-dependent alcohol dehydrogenases), giving the protein MSIPKYQTAATIERPRPGAKLDLRHDIPVPEPKAGEVLVKLECTGFCHSDLHNINGELPMSTNVPGHEGIGRVVQVGPDTTEDMMGKRVGVKYHSPISQLLKNGLTSTRWLYSTCMKCPTCKVNYPNCPNQSNSGRNVPGTFQQYIVSPADFVSIIAEELEPEAVAPLLCAGLTMYGALNKLHKFCQKGDWVVIMGAGGGLGHLGIQIGKEMGYNIIAVDSATKQDICMKSGAAAFVDFRNDVEKEVQNLTDGAGAHAVVVVVGLASAYNQALRLLRPLGTLVCVGLPSQDYRMPISPLDCVNRGIHVVGSCVGTEEEMQDLLRMAAAGRVSTHYQVFELMEVNTVIERLERFAIEGRAVLRIPTESPKATE
- a CDS encoding extracellular guanyl-specific ribonuclease RntA (predicted protein); amino-acid sequence: MMYSKLLTLTTLLLPTALALPSLVERACDYTCGSNCYSSSDVSTAQAAGYQLHEDGETVGSNSYPHKYNNYEGFDFSVSSPYYEWPILSSGDVYSGGSPGADRVVFNENNQLAGVITHTGASGNNFVECT